In the Clostridium beijerinckii genome, one interval contains:
- a CDS encoding MerR family transcriptional regulator, producing MNYYIGEFSEKIGLSIDTLRYYEKLGLIYPERDEANKRVYSEKDIEWLKFIIRLKEINMPIKQIQYYSKLRYDGDDTIKERLELLEEQMDRLNIEKRKIEENIIHLDKKISIYKEMIDKK from the coding sequence TTGAATTATTATATAGGAGAGTTTTCTGAAAAAATTGGTTTGAGCATTGATACACTAAGATATTATGAAAAGCTTGGTCTGATTTATCCTGAAAGAGATGAAGCTAACAAAAGAGTATATTCTGAAAAAGATATTGAGTGGCTAAAATTTATAATCCGATTAAAGGAAATAAATATGCCAATTAAGCAGATACAATACTATTCTAAATTGAGATATGATGGCGATGATACAATTAAGGAAAGATTAGAATTACTTGAAGAACAAATGGACAGGTTAAATATTGAAAAAAGAAAAATTGAAGAAAATATAATACACTTGGATAAAAAGATTAGTATATATAAGGAAATGATAGATAAAAAATAA
- a CDS encoding HXXEE domain-containing protein, with the protein MSNMKAIIWFFPMLFIIHDFEEIIFIQSWINKNRYYLSEKFPKLSKKLLPHFDNITTASFAFGVAEEFILIIIITIISYKANWFNLWIGLFIAFTTHLIIHCFQALIIRKYVPAIVTSIIFLPICIYIIKSIAKVYTSNIIISYSVLGFIIMLVNLYIAHKCMDLFSKQLFRY; encoded by the coding sequence ATGAGCAATATGAAAGCAATTATATGGTTTTTTCCTATGCTATTTATAATCCATGATTTTGAAGAAATAATTTTTATCCAATCATGGATAAATAAAAATAGGTATTATTTATCTGAAAAGTTTCCAAAGTTATCAAAAAAGTTATTGCCTCATTTCGATAATATTACAACAGCATCTTTTGCTTTTGGGGTTGCTGAAGAATTTATTTTAATTATCATAATTACTATTATTTCGTACAAAGCAAATTGGTTTAATTTATGGATTGGCCTATTTATTGCTTTTACCACACATTTAATAATACATTGTTTTCAAGCATTAATAATAAGAAAATATGTTCCAGCAATTGTTACAAGCATTATCTTTTTGCCAATTTGTATTTATATTATTAAAAGTATAGCCAAAGTGTATACATCAAATATTATTATTTCATATTCTGTTTTGGGATTCATAATTATGTTAGTGAATTTATATATTGCTCACAAATGTATGGACTTATTTTCCAAACAGTTATTTAGGTATTAG
- a CDS encoding Lrp/AsnC family transcriptional regulator: MFDEIDLKILDILLINSKIPLKEIGEHVNLTPQGVSNRIIRLQDLGIITQYTVCINNSMLGKNITAFITIFMKTTQHDKLTKFIKENTIITEAHRISGDGCYLLKVICSNMDEINLLLDKIMEYGTYRLSLSTSTIK, encoded by the coding sequence ATGTTTGATGAAATAGATTTGAAGATTTTAGACATACTATTGATTAATTCAAAAATACCACTTAAGGAAATTGGCGAGCATGTAAACCTAACCCCTCAAGGAGTATCCAATAGAATTATACGACTTCAGGATTTAGGTATAATAACACAGTATACTGTATGCATTAATAATTCTATGCTGGGCAAAAACATTACTGCATTTATTACTATTTTCATGAAAACCACACAACATGATAAATTAACAAAATTTATTAAAGAAAATACAATTATAACTGAGGCACATAGGATTAGTGGAGATGGCTGCTATTTGCTTAAAGTCATATGCTCTAATATGGATGAAATTAATTTATTACTTGATAAAATCATGGAATATGGTACCTACAGATTAAGTTTATCTACCTCAACAATAAAGTAA
- a CDS encoding cysteine hydrolase family protein, whose translation MKKALLVIDVQNEYFTGKLKVTYPNNSFDNILKVMDYAKENNMIVIIVQHTALFGDTFIKNSNGWELQPMILEKSYDYIIEKTKPSSFYETNLEEILKKENITEIVISGYMTQMCCDTTAREAFHRGYHVDFLSDATGTIDVNNEVGVISSKDLHKATLIAQSLKFSNVISTMEWMKLSNI comes from the coding sequence ATGAAAAAAGCATTGCTAGTAATTGATGTGCAAAATGAATATTTTACAGGTAAACTAAAAGTAACTTATCCTAATAATAGCTTTGATAATATATTGAAGGTAATGGATTATGCAAAAGAGAATAATATGATTGTTATAATTGTGCAGCATACAGCACTTTTTGGAGACACATTTATTAAGAATTCAAATGGATGGGAATTACAACCAATGATTCTTGAGAAATCGTACGACTATATTATCGAGAAAACTAAGCCAAGCAGTTTTTATGAAACAAATTTGGAAGAAATATTAAAAAAAGAAAATATAACTGAGATAGTTATTTCAGGATATATGACTCAAATGTGCTGTGACACGACAGCAAGGGAAGCTTTCCATAGAGGTTACCACGTTGATTTCTTGTCAGATGCTACAGGAACTATAGATGTAAATAATGAAGTAGGTGTTATAAGTAGTAAAGATCTTCATAAAGCTACTTTAATTGCTCAAAGTTTAAAATTTAGTAATGTAATAAGTACTATGGAATGGATGAAATTATCTAACATTTAA
- a CDS encoding substrate-binding domain-containing protein — protein MKFLKSVLVIILIALFLGSNLYFINLLRDKKVEKEPIKPKIVLISHIKTNPYWLDIKAGAERAAKERGAVVEFLGPTTASTEDGLKLFDMATSAKVSGIITYVQEEGQYKKKINSAMEKGIPVVTIDSDEEDSNRIAYVGTDNVLAGQVAGKEMVKQIGTSGNVAIVMGGKNVKNQKERVEGFTEYIKSNSNLKIVDTDSSDAMLLEAEIITRKILNRNDNINALFCTSALDGIGAARAVKDLNYKDRVKIICFDDLDDTLSNIRNGLVSATIVQKSNEMGYRAVNIIMDKIEGKSNKFSKSLIDVNVINNSNIWSYKRGDDKIEN, from the coding sequence ATGAAATTCTTAAAGAGCGTTTTGGTCATTATACTTATTGCTCTTTTTTTAGGGAGTAATTTATATTTTATTAACTTATTAAGGGACAAGAAAGTAGAAAAGGAACCGATAAAACCTAAGATAGTGCTGATTTCTCATATAAAGACTAATCCATATTGGCTTGATATAAAAGCTGGCGCAGAAAGAGCTGCTAAAGAAAGAGGTGCAGTGGTTGAATTTTTAGGACCTACAACTGCAAGTACTGAAGATGGGCTAAAACTTTTTGATATGGCTACATCAGCAAAGGTGAGTGGTATAATAACATATGTACAAGAAGAAGGACAATATAAAAAGAAAATTAATAGCGCAATGGAGAAAGGTATTCCAGTAGTTACAATAGATTCAGATGAAGAAGATAGCAATAGAATAGCCTATGTTGGTACAGATAATGTTTTAGCTGGACAAGTTGCCGGAAAGGAAATGGTCAAGCAAATAGGAACGTCTGGAAATGTAGCAATAGTAATGGGAGGAAAAAATGTAAAGAATCAGAAAGAAAGGGTAGAAGGCTTTACAGAATATATAAAATCGAATTCTAACTTGAAAATTGTAGATACAGATTCATCGGATGCGATGCTTCTTGAGGCAGAAATCATAACAAGAAAAATATTAAATAGAAATGATAACATAAATGCTTTATTTTGTACCTCAGCTCTTGACGGAATAGGCGCTGCAAGAGCAGTAAAAGATTTAAATTATAAGGATAGGGTAAAAATTATATGTTTTGATGATTTGGATGATACTTTAAGCAATATTAGAAATGGACTAGTTTCAGCAACAATAGTGCAGAAAAGTAATGAAATGGGTTATAGGGCAGTTAATATTATTATGGACAAAATTGAAGGAAAATCAAATAAGTTTTCAAAATCACTAATCGATGTGAATGTAATTAATAATAGTAATATATGGAGCTATAAGCGAGGAGATGATAAAATTGAAAACTAA
- a CDS encoding sensor histidine kinase, translating into MKTKSLNSKFIMFVICLIIPICICNIISLAMSKKIEDGYVNMLNNMLITNEIKQHVDSSLDNFNQYILNGTPSKKESYNNEVILAKQKIGKLKKNSDDVNQYILRDLDNTVDSYIESSKNTISAYENKEGYIFYYDDFVAAKNIASYCDAYASTLMQNFLEANSIAYKELNRNSSVIYIGLATYLILILALCVVYALTFIRHISKGLKGMVEISNKVSKGQFEYYEGNKTDIYELDILTKTFNTMITDIKNLISSLNGKIVLEKKLKEEEMKNLKYENALKEFDLKVLQSQINPHFLFNTLNCINATAIMENAITTSKLIKSVSNILRYSLRSMSTNALLEDEIKIVKDYIYIQECRFDDRVKFNLSTNMDMKKVKVPGMTIQPLVENAFIHGIEGKEDGGYINIYIDEENGECNVLIEDNGVGISKEVLDKINNYNYDAKHTWHTTGLGINIVEKRLRYLYNKKNMFKVESEEGKGTKVYLKIPIMGDENNDENINC; encoded by the coding sequence TTGAAAACTAAGAGTTTAAATAGTAAATTTATAATGTTTGTTATATGCTTAATTATTCCTATATGTATATGCAATATAATATCCCTAGCGATGAGCAAAAAAATCGAGGATGGGTATGTTAATATGCTTAACAATATGCTCATTACTAATGAAATTAAGCAGCATGTTGATAGCTCTTTAGATAATTTTAATCAATATATATTGAATGGAACCCCGAGTAAAAAAGAAAGTTATAATAATGAGGTGATTCTTGCAAAACAAAAAATTGGTAAGCTTAAGAAAAATTCTGATGATGTAAATCAATATATTTTGAGAGATTTAGATAATACTGTAGATTCTTATATAGAAAGTTCTAAAAATACAATATCTGCGTATGAAAATAAGGAGGGATACATTTTTTACTATGATGATTTTGTAGCAGCCAAGAATATTGCATCATATTGTGATGCATATGCATCTACTTTAATGCAAAATTTTCTAGAGGCTAATAGTATAGCATATAAAGAACTAAATAGAAATAGCAGCGTAATATATATAGGACTAGCTACATATCTTATATTAATTTTAGCTTTATGTGTAGTTTATGCATTAACATTTATAAGACATATATCTAAGGGCTTAAAGGGTATGGTTGAAATATCAAACAAAGTATCAAAAGGTCAATTTGAATATTATGAAGGTAACAAAACCGACATTTATGAGTTAGATATTTTAACAAAAACATTTAATACCATGATTACAGATATAAAAAATCTTATTAGCTCCCTTAATGGGAAGATCGTATTAGAAAAAAAATTAAAAGAGGAGGAGATGAAAAATCTAAAATATGAGAATGCTTTAAAAGAATTTGATTTAAAGGTATTACAGTCTCAAATAAACCCACATTTCTTATTTAATACTCTAAATTGTATAAACGCGACAGCAATAATGGAAAATGCGATAACCACAAGTAAATTAATTAAATCAGTATCTAATATTTTAAGATATTCTTTAAGAAGTATGAGTACAAATGCACTATTAGAAGATGAAATAAAGATTGTAAAGGATTATATTTATATTCAGGAGTGCAGGTTTGATGATAGGGTAAAATTTAATCTAAGTACAAATATGGATATGAAAAAAGTTAAAGTTCCTGGAATGACAATACAACCATTAGTAGAAAATGCATTTATACATGGGATTGAAGGGAAAGAAGATGGTGGATATATAAATATATATATTGATGAGGAAAATGGTGAGTGTAATGTTTTAATTGAAGATAATGGTGTTGGCATTTCTAAAGAAGTTTTGGATAAGATTAATAATTATAATTATGATGCAAAACATACATGGCATACAACAGGCCTTGGAATAAATATAGTAGAAAAGAGGCTTAGATATTTATATAACAAGAAAAATATGTTTAAAGTAGAAAGTGAAGAAGGCAAAGGGACTAAAGTTTATTTGAAAATACCTATAATGGGGGATGAGAATAATGATGAAAATATTAATTGCTGA
- a CDS encoding response regulator, with translation MMKILIADDEKYDRETVKHIIKENFLGELEIYEAKNGREAIELSESIRPDIVIIDIKMPGIDGIQALKEMTATLPNLYSIILTAYDYFDFALEAVKINVKEYLLKPFTKEEIIEKIAVGIKWVKKEQEKRKSEIKDKEKIYTLLPVLENQLSDLIINDKLKGVDYGMYLQCLDMSFMNSYAMVISIKDKYAYKDISRVERDQIRIKIGEYVKEYINRRYKCIGNYVFYEELTYFIQIDNEETEDFKSLEIDLAFNLRREIKKRFNISIRAGLGEIFDSVEQIVESYRQAMKCLVYNSDNVNIIYIDDIEGKLMNDSFSGGISGDTKLGKNKNSNKIKMKLFESVKQFIRENIETELELEKVASNFGLSVYYFSRTFKEVTGINFSEYVNKCRIDVAKELLSTGEMNVKEVCYKVGYNDPNYFSKVFKKYEGVSPANFKGNMEEKIF, from the coding sequence ATGATGAAAATATTAATTGCTGATGATGAAAAGTATGATAGGGAGACCGTTAAACATATAATAAAAGAGAATTTTTTAGGAGAGTTAGAAATATACGAAGCTAAAAATGGGAGAGAAGCAATTGAACTATCTGAAAGTATCAGACCAGATATAGTTATTATTGATATAAAAATGCCAGGAATTGATGGAATACAGGCATTGAAAGAAATGACAGCAACTTTACCAAATTTATATAGCATAATTTTGACAGCATACGATTATTTTGATTTTGCATTAGAAGCTGTAAAAATAAATGTGAAAGAATATCTTCTAAAACCGTTTACTAAGGAAGAGATTATAGAAAAAATTGCTGTGGGAATTAAATGGGTGAAAAAAGAACAGGAGAAAAGAAAAAGTGAAATTAAAGATAAAGAGAAAATATATACTTTATTGCCTGTGCTTGAAAATCAATTAAGTGATCTAATAATTAATGATAAACTTAAAGGCGTTGATTATGGAATGTATCTGCAATGTTTAGATATGAGTTTTATGAATAGCTATGCAATGGTTATTTCAATAAAAGACAAATATGCTTATAAAGATATTAGTAGGGTTGAAAGAGATCAAATTAGGATTAAGATAGGAGAATATGTTAAAGAATATATAAACAGAAGATATAAATGCATAGGAAATTATGTATTTTATGAAGAATTAACGTATTTTATACAAATAGATAATGAGGAAACTGAAGATTTTAAAAGTTTAGAAATTGACCTTGCATTTAATTTGAGAAGAGAAATAAAAAAGAGATTTAATATTTCAATAAGAGCAGGTCTTGGAGAAATATTTGATTCAGTAGAGCAAATTGTGGAATCTTATAGACAAGCTATGAAGTGTTTAGTATACAACTCAGACAATGTAAATATTATTTATATTGATGATATAGAAGGAAAATTGATGAATGATAGTTTTTCAGGTGGTATATCAGGGGATACCAAGTTAGGTAAAAATAAAAATTCAAATAAAATAAAGATGAAACTATTTGAAAGTGTAAAACAATTTATTAGAGAAAATATTGAAACAGAATTAGAACTAGAGAAGGTAGCAAGCAATTTTGGATTAAGTGTCTATTATTTTAGTAGGACATTTAAAGAAGTAACCGGCATTAATTTTTCGGAATATGTGAATAAATGCAGAATAGATGTTGCAAAGGAATTACTTTCAACTGGAGAAATGAATGTGAAAGAGGTTTGCTACAAAGTAGGATACAATGATCCTAATTATTTCAGCAAAGTATTTAAGAAATATGAAGGTGTCAGTCCTGCAAATTTTAAAGGAAATATGGAAGAAAAGATTTTTTAA
- the xylF gene encoding D-xylose ABC transporter substrate-binding protein — protein sequence MKSKKMIKLLGLALSGVLIFSALTGCGAKKDAQTSSNGNKKIKIGVSMDDLRLERWQHDKEIFEEEAKKLGADVVFQSANGDDPTQMSQAENLISQGVDVLVVIPHNGESIAPIVEEAHQNKIKVLAYDRLITNSDLDYYVSFDNVKVGELQAKAIVDKTPKGNYFMMGGSPTDNNAKLFRQGQMNIIKPYVDKGDIKLVGDQWVKDWSAEEALKIMENALTANNNKIDAVVASNDSTAGGAIQALQAQSLAGKITISGQDADLAGCQRVVEGTQTMTIYKPIKDIAAKAAEMAVKMAKGEDVETGGTVTNNGKKDVPSVLLTPIAVTADNMKDTVIKDGFQKFDDVYKNVPEDKRPSK from the coding sequence ATGAAATCTAAAAAAATGATTAAATTATTAGGTTTGGCACTAAGTGGGGTACTAATATTTTCAGCATTGACAGGATGTGGAGCTAAAAAAGATGCACAAACATCTAGCAATGGAAATAAGAAAATAAAAATTGGTGTAAGTATGGACGACCTAAGACTTGAAAGATGGCAGCATGATAAGGAAATCTTTGAAGAAGAAGCTAAGAAACTTGGAGCAGATGTTGTTTTCCAATCTGCAAATGGGGATGATCCAACACAAATGTCACAAGCTGAGAATCTTATATCTCAAGGGGTAGATGTCTTAGTTGTAATACCACATAACGGTGAATCAATAGCACCAATTGTAGAAGAAGCTCACCAAAATAAAATAAAAGTATTGGCTTATGATAGATTGATTACAAATAGTGACTTAGATTACTATGTATCTTTTGATAATGTAAAGGTTGGAGAATTACAAGCTAAAGCTATCGTGGATAAAACTCCAAAAGGAAATTATTTCATGATGGGAGGATCTCCAACAGACAATAATGCAAAATTATTTAGACAAGGACAAATGAACATAATAAAACCTTATGTAGATAAGGGAGATATAAAACTAGTAGGGGATCAATGGGTAAAAGATTGGTCAGCAGAGGAAGCATTAAAGATAATGGAAAATGCTTTGACAGCAAATAATAACAAAATTGATGCTGTAGTTGCATCAAATGATAGTACAGCAGGTGGTGCTATTCAAGCATTACAAGCACAAAGCTTAGCAGGAAAAATTACAATCTCTGGACAAGATGCAGATTTAGCTGGTTGCCAAAGAGTTGTTGAAGGAACTCAAACAATGACAATATACAAACCTATAAAAGATATTGCTGCAAAAGCAGCTGAAATGGCTGTAAAGATGGCTAAGGGTGAAGATGTTGAAACAGGTGGTACTGTAACTAACAATGGTAAAAAAGATGTCCCTTCAGTATTACTTACTCCAATAGCAGTTACAGCAGATAACATGAAAGATACTGTAATTAAAGATGGTTTCCAAAAATTTGATGATGTATATAAAAATGTACCAGAAGATAAAAGACCAAGCAAATAA